From a single Ignavibacteria bacterium genomic region:
- the ygiD gene encoding 4,5-DOPA dioxygenase extradiol — protein sequence MNLNDIKNIRNTHESTGKMPVLFVGHGSPMNAIEENEFSAGWRKAGETLPKPSMILCVSAHWETYGTYVTAVPKPETIHDFYGFPKELFAVQYPAPGSPELANDIKEGVKSTEVGLDEKWGLDHGAWSVIKHMYPNADVPVVQLSLDRRKDPAYHYELAKELSFLRRKGVLIVGSGNMVHNLRVIAWDKMNESEYGYDWAYEADSQLKKTIGNGDFKSLFDYSKFGREMNLAVPTPEHFLPLLYTLGLKEEEEKISWFNDKLVLGSISMSSLMIG from the coding sequence ATGAACCTTAACGACATCAAAAACATCAGAAACACGCATGAATCGACGGGGAAGATGCCCGTATTGTTTGTGGGGCACGGGAGTCCGATGAATGCGATAGAGGAGAATGAGTTTTCAGCGGGGTGGAGAAAAGCGGGAGAGACACTTCCGAAGCCTTCGATGATCCTTTGTGTGTCGGCGCACTGGGAGACCTACGGCACATATGTGACGGCAGTTCCAAAGCCCGAGACGATTCACGATTTCTACGGATTCCCGAAAGAGCTGTTTGCGGTTCAGTATCCCGCTCCGGGAAGTCCCGAACTGGCGAATGATATTAAAGAGGGGGTGAAATCCACAGAAGTGGGGCTTGATGAGAAGTGGGGTCTGGATCATGGTGCGTGGAGCGTGATAAAGCATATGTACCCGAATGCGGATGTGCCGGTGGTTCAACTCAGTCTCGACAGACGAAAAGACCCTGCATATCATTATGAACTTGCAAAGGAGCTCTCATTTTTGCGAAGAAAAGGGGTTCTTATTGTTGGAAGTGGTAACATGGTTCACAATCTTCGTGTAATCGCGTGGGACAAGATGAACGAGAGTGAATACGGATACGACTGGGCTTATGAAGCGGATTCACAATTGAAAAAAACGATCGGAAACGGTGATTTCAAAAGTCTCTTCGACTATTCAAAATTCGGGAGAGAGATGAATCTTGCAGTTCCAACTCCCGAGCATTTCCTTCCTCTCCTCTATACTCTTGGTTTGAAGGAAGAGGAAGAAAAAATCTCATGGTTCAATGACAAACTGGTGCTCGGCTCCATTTCGATGTCATCTTTGATGATCGGGTAA
- a CDS encoding sigma-70 family RNA polymerase sigma factor: protein MLKNESAFEKLLEQNYGIIRKISNLYGQSPDDKADLSQEISIQLWHAFSKYDENQKFSTWMYRIALNVAITHCRKNRTKGNFFTRYDENIHNIPASGGENDENRLALLEKFISELKELDKALMLLYLDKKKHEEIAEILGISTSNVGTKIARIKQSLKQRFENHKGENNGR, encoded by the coding sequence ATGCTTAAAAACGAATCAGCTTTTGAAAAATTGCTCGAACAAAATTACGGCATCATCCGGAAGATTTCCAATCTCTATGGACAGTCACCCGACGACAAGGCTGATCTCTCCCAGGAGATTTCGATTCAACTTTGGCATGCTTTTTCGAAGTATGACGAAAATCAAAAATTCTCAACCTGGATGTACAGAATAGCCCTGAATGTTGCCATTACGCATTGCCGGAAGAACCGGACAAAAGGAAATTTCTTCACACGGTACGATGAAAATATTCACAATATCCCTGCTTCCGGAGGGGAGAACGACGAGAACAGGCTGGCTCTTTTGGAAAAGTTTATTTCCGAACTAAAGGAACTCGACAAGGCTTTGATGCTGCTCTACCTCGATAAGAAGAAACATGAGGAAATCGCCGAAATCCTTGGCATATCAACCTCAAATGTCGGCACAAAAATTGCCCGCATAAAACAATCTCTGAAACAAAGATTTGAAAATCATAAAGGAGAAAATAATGGAAGATAA